In Methylotenera versatilis 79, the DNA window ACAACACCTAACCGTAAAAGTCATACCGCATATTAGTGATAGTTTATCGCTTGCTGCACTTGCGGGCGGTCCGATTGTTGGCGCGGCGGCTTTTATTGCGCAAAAAATATTGAAAGATCCTTTTAATAAAATCGCCTCCAGTGAATATGTTATTAAAGGTACTTGGGATAATCCGATTGAAGCTGGTGCTGAAAAAGACGCTGTGGAAAAACCCGATAACAAATCACCGCTACATTGATTCAGCCATATTTAAGAATATATCATTAACTCACTACTGCACATTAACCACACTTGAATAAACCATGATTAACGTCACTAAAAAACCATCCATGCAATCAAAAAAACCAACAACAGGCACAGTAAAAGTTGCTGGCATTCAAATGGCTTCTAGCCCACAGGTAAGTGCTAATTTAATTGAAGCGGAACGTTTAATTGCACTTGCCGTTGCGCAAGGCGCAAAGATTGTTGTGTTGCCCGAATATTTTTGCATTATGGGTGTGAAAGAAACGGATAAAGTCGCGGTACGTGAAAAGTTGGGCGAAGGCCCTATTCAGCGATTTTTATCTAAAATGGCCAAAGTGCATAAAATCTGGCTTATCGGCGGCACGATTCCATTAACAAGTAATTTTGCCAATAAAGTGCGTAATAGCTGTTTGGTCTTTAACGATAAAGGCGAGCAAGTTGCGCGCTACGATAAAATCCATTTATTTGGGTTAGATTTAGGCACAGAACATTATCATGAAGAAAATACGATTGAACCCGGTGACAGCGTTGTGGTTGTGGAAACGCCCTACGGCAAAATCGGCTTGTCTGTTTGCTACGATTTACGCTTCCCAGAGTTATATCGTGCCATGGGCGAAGTGGATATGATTGTGATTCCATCTGCTTTTACCGAAACGACTGGCAAAGCGCACTGGG includes these proteins:
- a CDS encoding carbon-nitrogen hydrolase family protein, which translates into the protein MQSKKPTTGTVKVAGIQMASSPQVSANLIEAERLIALAVAQGAKIVVLPEYFCIMGVKETDKVAVREKLGEGPIQRFLSKMAKVHKIWLIGGTIPLTSNFANKVRNSCLVFNDKGEQVARYDKIHLFGLDLGTEHYHEENTIEPGDSVVVVETPYGKIGLSVCYDLRFPELYRAMGEVDMIVIPSAFTETTGKAHWESLIRARAIENLCYVIAPAQGGYHVSGRETHGNSMIVDPWGVILDRLPRGSGVVIANVNRDYQTSLRQSLPALKHKTIKAI